One Endozoicomonas gorgoniicola DNA window includes the following coding sequences:
- the purE gene encoding 5-(carboxyamino)imidazole ribonucleotide mutase: MILVQIIMGSRSDWPTMQKAAELLDQLQVPWTARVVSAHRTPDRLFSFGRQAADKGCKVIIAGAGGAAHLPGMVAAMTHLPVIGVPVRSKALNGLDSLLSIVQMPKGVAVATQAIGEAGAANAGLMAAQILATSDDSLARRLIEWRRQQTEQVPEDVE, translated from the coding sequence ATGATCCTTGTGCAAATTATCATGGGTTCCCGTTCAGACTGGCCCACAATGCAAAAGGCCGCTGAGCTGTTAGATCAGCTTCAGGTTCCCTGGACCGCCAGGGTAGTGTCTGCTCATCGTACCCCTGACCGACTATTCAGCTTTGGCAGGCAAGCTGCGGATAAAGGCTGCAAAGTCATTATTGCCGGTGCTGGTGGTGCTGCCCACCTCCCCGGTATGGTGGCCGCCATGACCCATTTGCCGGTGATTGGTGTTCCTGTCAGAAGCAAGGCTCTGAATGGTCTTGATAGCCTGCTTTCCATTGTCCAGATGCCCAAAGGCGTTGCTGTAGCGACTCAGGCCATTGGTGAAGCCGGTGCAGCCAATGCCGGCCTGATGGCAGCCCAGATTCTTGCCACCTCGGATGACAGTCTTGCCCGGCGCCTGATCGAATGGCGTCGGCAGCAGACCGAGCAGGTGCCGGAGGACGTTGAGTAA
- the adhP gene encoding alcohol dehydrogenase AdhP: protein MKAAVAHNFKEPLKIEDVPVPEVGPNNILVNIKACGVCHTDLHACQGDWPVKPTMPLIPGHEGVGVVTEVGSQVTHLKKGSRVGIPFLYSACGYCDYCLEGKETLCPDVVYGGYMVNGGYAEYCLADARYVVEIPDGLSFIDAAPLFCAGVTSYKALKVSNTKPGDWVSIVGAGGLGHLAIQYAKAMGLNVIAVDTGADVEKLCMDLGADHFIDFMKEKPEEKIQSLLNTGVHAAICTAVSKAGFDSAYASTRRGGTMVLVGLPPDELPIPIFDTVLNGVTIVGSIVGTRRDLAECLDFGAQGKVKTNIEVRSLDEINQIFDQMEKNEITGRIVMDMA from the coding sequence ATGAAAGCCGCCGTTGCGCATAACTTCAAAGAACCGTTAAAAATTGAAGATGTACCTGTACCCGAAGTCGGTCCTAATAATATTCTGGTTAATATCAAGGCATGTGGAGTCTGCCATACAGACCTTCATGCCTGCCAGGGTGACTGGCCGGTAAAACCTACCATGCCGCTGATTCCCGGGCATGAAGGCGTAGGCGTTGTCACGGAAGTGGGCAGTCAGGTGACTCACCTGAAAAAAGGCAGTCGTGTGGGTATTCCGTTTCTCTATTCAGCCTGCGGATACTGTGACTACTGCCTGGAAGGCAAAGAAACCCTTTGCCCGGATGTCGTCTACGGTGGATATATGGTGAATGGAGGTTATGCCGAATACTGTCTTGCCGATGCCCGCTATGTCGTTGAAATTCCGGACGGTCTGTCGTTTATTGATGCCGCACCGCTGTTTTGTGCAGGGGTCACCTCTTATAAAGCACTGAAGGTCAGCAACACCAAGCCCGGAGACTGGGTGTCCATTGTTGGTGCCGGAGGTCTGGGGCATCTGGCCATTCAATATGCCAAGGCCATGGGCCTGAATGTGATCGCAGTGGATACCGGAGCCGACGTAGAGAAGCTTTGTATGGATCTGGGTGCCGATCATTTTATTGATTTTATGAAAGAAAAGCCGGAAGAAAAGATTCAGAGTCTGCTCAATACCGGTGTTCATGCTGCTATCTGTACTGCAGTGTCTAAAGCAGGTTTTGACAGTGCCTACGCCTCAACCCGCAGAGGAGGGACAATGGTGCTGGTTGGCCTGCCACCTGATGAGCTGCCAATTCCCATTTTTGATACCGTTCTGAACGGCGTCACTATTGTTGGCTCCATAGTTGGAACCCGAAGGGATCTGGCTGAGTGCCTTGATTTTGGAGCCCAGGGAAAAGTTAAAACCAATATCGAGGTCAGAAGCCTTGACGAAATTAACCAGATTTTTGATCAAATGGAGAAAAACGAGATTACTGGTCGTATTGTAATGGATATGGCTTAG
- a CDS encoding 5-(carboxyamino)imidazole ribonucleotide synthase yields MKVGIVGCGQLSRMLALAGWPMGFRFSFLADPDEPVRCIEGLGSVVRLDTTMTAGDVFSGLGNPDVITVERESVNVALLRQLKAFCPVYPDPEIVWAIQNRHREKTLVAGLGIPLSPWEVFREREPVQEAIARIGGLPVVIKSTEDGYDGHNQWIIDSSEQLEAFEKEREALLERKDWLQESATKGIHEWIVEKKIAFDREISVIGARTPDGDIAMYTSGENHHDKGILVHSVIPAPDLSEQLHNKARDYICRLLQETGYVGVLAVECFVAGNELLVNELAPRVHNSGHWTIDGAATSQFENHLRAIASLPLGNTAHQDGVVGMYNLLGQKHSDDSQAPDQLITKGTYLHWYNKTSRPGRKLGHLNILAENEEELSGSFESLRNLFPPSA; encoded by the coding sequence ATGAAGGTTGGTATCGTAGGTTGTGGGCAGCTTTCAAGAATGCTGGCGCTGGCAGGCTGGCCTATGGGCTTCCGGTTCAGCTTTCTCGCTGATCCGGACGAGCCGGTTCGTTGCATAGAAGGACTCGGCTCTGTCGTCCGGCTGGACACAACCATGACAGCCGGTGATGTCTTCAGCGGGCTGGGTAATCCTGATGTGATCACGGTTGAGCGGGAGTCTGTCAATGTTGCCCTGCTACGACAACTGAAGGCATTTTGCCCGGTGTACCCCGATCCGGAGATTGTCTGGGCGATACAGAACCGACATCGGGAAAAAACGCTGGTGGCTGGTCTTGGTATTCCTTTATCGCCGTGGGAAGTGTTCCGGGAGCGTGAGCCGGTTCAGGAGGCTATTGCCAGAATTGGCGGGCTTCCAGTGGTCATTAAATCAACGGAAGATGGTTACGACGGACATAACCAATGGATTATCGACAGCAGTGAACAGTTGGAAGCGTTCGAAAAAGAGCGTGAAGCTTTGCTAGAACGTAAAGACTGGCTTCAGGAATCAGCCACTAAAGGTATCCATGAATGGATTGTCGAAAAGAAAATAGCGTTTGATCGTGAGATTTCAGTGATTGGTGCGCGCACGCCTGATGGTGATATCGCGATGTATACGTCTGGTGAAAATCATCATGACAAAGGCATTCTTGTCCATTCAGTGATTCCGGCTCCTGACCTGTCCGAACAACTACACAATAAAGCCCGGGATTACATCTGTCGTTTGTTGCAGGAAACCGGTTATGTGGGCGTACTGGCGGTCGAGTGCTTTGTTGCAGGTAATGAATTGCTGGTTAATGAGCTGGCACCACGGGTGCATAACAGTGGTCACTGGACGATCGATGGTGCTGCCACCAGTCAGTTTGAAAACCACCTTCGGGCGATTGCCAGCTTACCGCTGGGTAATACTGCTCATCAGGACGGAGTGGTTGGTATGTATAACCTGCTTGGGCAAAAGCATTCAGACGACAGTCAGGCTCCTGATCAGTTAATTACGAAGGGAACGTATTTGCACTGGTACAACAAAACCTCAAGACCCGGACGCAAGCTGGGGCATCTGAATATTCTGGCTGAGAATGAGGAAGAACTGAGTGGTTCTTTTGAGTCTCTGCGGAACCTGTTTCCCCCGTCGGCGTGA
- a CDS encoding GFA family protein, with product MAKYSGGCDHIHTHANAEPIDNHICHCSVCKQVTGQDTTHVVFFKHGDIVSDHLDHLNRQPFNKNNPDGPLELCTCSTCGTPIMLNDKQGRIRAIVPNLMGYNAEQMPATYHAFFDPSTGVETPKDGRPVYEGLRPDFVWPEPAA from the coding sequence ATGGCTAAATATTCTGGTGGCTGTGATCACATTCACACCCACGCTAACGCTGAACCGATTGACAACCACATTTGTCATTGCTCGGTATGCAAACAAGTCACCGGACAGGACACCACTCATGTTGTTTTCTTCAAACACGGTGATATTGTTTCAGACCACCTCGATCACTTAAATCGACAACCTTTTAATAAGAACAACCCGGACGGGCCTCTGGAACTCTGTACCTGCTCCACCTGCGGAACTCCTATTATGCTGAACGATAAGCAGGGGCGTATTCGTGCTATTGTTCCAAACCTTATGGGATACAACGCTGAACAGATGCCTGCGACTTATCATGCTTTTTTTGACCCCTCCACCGGCGTAGAGACTCCCAAAGACGGTCGCCCTGTCTATGAAGGCTTACGCCCTGATTTTGTCTGGCCTGAGCCAGCAGCCTGA
- the fghA gene encoding S-formylglutathione hydrolase encodes MEQLSVTRVFEGDLHRYQHSSSSTSTDMVFAIYLPPQAKNHPVPVIYWLSGLTCTDENFTQKAGAFKMAAQLGLAIVCPDTSPRGLDLPGEHDSYDFGSGAGFYVDATQSPWSDHYRMYSYVVEELPALIEGSFAVSGKKAISGHSMGGHGALVIFLRNPGAYTSVSAFSPIVHPTVVPWGQKAFQNYLGDDKSQWDNYDATLLVQQSKVSDPILIDQGSSDSFLEEQLQPDHFKAACAKANVPLTLNLRAGYDHSYYFISSFIDNHLEFHARKLTG; translated from the coding sequence ATGGAACAGTTATCTGTCACGAGAGTCTTCGAAGGCGATCTGCATCGATATCAACATTCATCGTCGTCTACTTCGACAGACATGGTGTTTGCCATTTACCTCCCACCACAGGCTAAAAATCATCCGGTTCCTGTCATTTACTGGCTTTCGGGATTAACCTGTACTGATGAAAATTTCACCCAGAAAGCCGGTGCATTCAAAATGGCAGCCCAACTGGGGCTGGCGATAGTCTGCCCGGATACCAGCCCCCGGGGGCTGGATCTGCCTGGCGAACACGACAGCTACGACTTTGGCTCCGGAGCAGGCTTTTATGTTGATGCTACTCAGTCTCCCTGGTCTGATCATTACCGGATGTACAGTTATGTCGTCGAAGAGTTGCCAGCGCTGATTGAAGGCTCTTTTGCAGTCTCTGGAAAGAAAGCCATCAGTGGGCATTCAATGGGTGGACATGGGGCGCTGGTGATCTTCCTGCGAAACCCCGGAGCCTATACTTCAGTATCAGCGTTCTCCCCTATTGTTCATCCCACGGTCGTTCCCTGGGGACAAAAAGCCTTTCAGAACTATCTGGGCGACGATAAAAGCCAGTGGGACAACTACGATGCAACCCTGTTGGTGCAGCAGTCTAAGGTCAGTGACCCAATTCTTATCGACCAGGGCAGCAGTGACTCATTCCTTGAAGAGCAGCTGCAGCCTGATCATTTCAAAGCAGCCTGTGCTAAAGCTAATGTCCCCTTAACGCTGAATCTGAGGGCTGGCTATGACCACAGTTACTATTTCATATCCAGCTTTATCGATAACCATCTTGAATTTCACGCACGCAAACTCACAGGTTGA